Part of the Pagrus major chromosome 9, Pma_NU_1.0 genome, taattttaaagttgttttaagATATGTCATTTTCATTAATCATACATTATAAAGGTCCAGAGAAGTCAAAGATTACAACCTGACGAATCGACAACACGTGAACACATTTCCAGCGAAACAACTGCAGGTGATGTTTCTTCTTTTGAAAACACAAGTGCCTGACATCAAGCGTACTATGCATAGTTGAGATTTTACAGTGGGTTCGCTCTGTGCTGGCAGAAACACATGTACAGATTTCTTTCCAACATTTCTTGCAGGGAACATTCTTGGACAAGAGGGTATTAtgtaatatcaaacatgttaaagccattttttttaatgcaatttaGTAACCACACCATTCTTCCATTTGTTTACAGAAACACAAGTTACATACACTAAATGAATTGATGTATAATATCTGTTTAGTTTATGTAACATGTTATGTCTTGTCTACACTGTAGTTACATGTAAGTTGATTGTAGCTGTATCAAGCAAAATTTCACCTTTGGGACAATGAAGtatgtcttgtcttgtcttgtcttgtcttggctTCTCTCGCCTCGACTTGTCTCGTCtcgtcttgtcttgtcttggctTGTCTCGTCTCATCTCGACTTGTCTCCTCtcgtcttgtcttgtcttgtctcgTCTTACAGGGTGGTATTTCGGTTTGGTTAAGGatatttttcactttaaaactCAAGAGCTGCCATGTTTGTCAGCGATCAGTTATCTGGAAACAGGCCAGTGTCTGTACTCCCCTAcaggcttggggagtaatgGAATAAATGTaacaggattacataaaaattcaaaaaaaaaaatgtaattcaattACAGATGCAttcttttcagtaaaaaaggGGGATAACTAACtggattacattttaaaatatagaataatatgctgtttggtattgaggtaattCAAAAGTAACGAAAAGTAAGTTACATTACTCTAATATTATGATACTTGGATTACTTTACTGACTACATTTCCTCAACaggttcattcattcatttaaaagacaTATTAGGAATACTAACATGAGGATGATAATGGTGTTAATATCAGTTaatattcactgatggaaagtaactaagtacattttatttattttttttatttttagtttatttactcaagtactatactgcagaacaattttgaggttacttgtacttcacttgagtatttacatttaatgctactttataccCCCTATCcactacttttttgtttttacaacttCCGTTACTTAGACGATTTagttaaataacacaaaatataatcaagaaaaaaaatctgatataaGGTGAAGATAAAACTTTATCGATCCCTGAGGGAAAATCATGAGACGATCGATGCAAAGCAGTTAAACCACCAAGAGtgacacattaatgcatcaataattagaTTTCAAAAATCTGATAAACATTAATCTGAAATACGCCCTTCTGTATGAGTATTTGTATGATAACACTTGTAGTACTTTTGCTTCTGTACAATGTTAAACACATGACTTCTACTTGTTGATTATTTCTacttaaagaggcactatgtagtttttgagaagCAATTCCAACtcagacttttaatatttacagtattaatgaggtaataatacaaactcagaaatatttatttgttctatcactgaataaacaagctgatctcagaggaaaacaaagtccccagaacactgtttgaagctagaaaggtggcagggtccgccacgtgTAAACtaacagtatgaaattgcgttgtgctttaaagtcagtttgtttattcggtttattcagtcatgaaaacaaagagtttgtttatttaggcataaaaaagtcttctgattaaaagttcttccccaaaactagacagtgcccctttaagtgtcTGTGTTCACCACTGTAGGTCAGTGGATGGACCTTTTTATTTCTGAATGCTGGCAGGAGAAGTGGTCTGCTTTATATAAACATAGCACTAATTCTCCAAACTGGACAAGTGGTTAAGAAGAACAGGAGCCAGAATAGCTCGTCTTACCTGTAAATAGGTTATCAATGGCAGCCCAGGACTAAAAACAACACCCACTGACTGGATCACCGATCGGCTCTCTGATTGGCCGGCTCGCCTGTCACTCAGGTGCCGCACTCGCTGGTTCGCTTGTGACTTTACGCAGCGCGACTAATCTTCGTCTCGGCTGCAGCCACAGGATCGTGTCGCATCGAGGAGCCGACGGAGCATCTGTTGGAATACAAGTTCGGTCCGAAAAGCCCAAATCTTCGTCCTCTATCCCGACCACAAATGGAGTTTCAATCGCTGTCGTGACTGTTCCTCCGCCGCCTCTCACCCCGCAGAAGACTGCGTTGaagttgcagcagcagcagcagcagcatccacagcaccgcggctctctcctccgCAGCCATGGGAACCGTCCTGTCCATATCACCGGCCACCAAGAAGGCGTCGATCATGGACGCCGAGCTGGCGGGGGATGCTGTGAAGAACGACAAGAGCCTGAAGCGCCACTCGATGTTCGTGTCTCTCTCCTGGAAGAAGCTGGTGGCCAGCTCGGCCAAGAAGAGCGCAAAGAAAGTGACCCCGAACCTGCTGGCCCCTCCGACCAACCAGGTGGCTCAGCTCAACAGCGAGAACATCCGGAAAACGCACCAAACCGAGGAGAAGAAACCCAAAGTGCCGATCCCGGTACCGGTGCCCACGGTGCCCACGCAGAACAACGAGACCGCGGTCCAAAACGGGAGGCTCTCCACCGTCAAGAAGCAgtccagcagcctgtctctggtGTCGCCTCGGCGGATAGTCATCCAGGCTTCCACCGGGGAGCTGCTGCGCTGTTTGGGGGACTTCATGTGCCGCAGGTGTTTCAAACTGAAGGAGCTGAACAGCGGGGAGGTGATCCTCTGGTTCCGCAACATCGACCGGACTCTTTTGCTCCAGGGCTGGCAGGACCAGGGCTTCATCACGCCGGCGAACGTGGTGTTCGTGTACCTGCTGTGCGAGGACACGGTGGCGGACAGCATCGACAGCCCGGCCGAGCTGCAGGGCACCTTTCAGACTTGCCTCTACCTCGCCTACTCCTACATGGGCAACGAGATCTCCTACCCGCTCAAGCCGTTCATGATCGACGCGAACAAGGACGTTTTCTGGGAGACGTCGCTCCGGATCATCGACAGGCTGAGTgccaaaatgctgcagctgaaCGCGGACCCGCACTTTTTCACGCAGGTCTTCCAGGACCTGAAAAACCAGCGAGACAGCAGCGAGTCCAACCTGGACCGCTGAGACGGAGGGACGCTggtgtttttcccttttttaatttaaaagatgaatgttttttgctaaATCACATAAAGGTGGTTTTGAATTGTTAAAAGCCGGCGATGAAGGCATCTCACGTCTGGGCTCTAATGATGTTACACAACCAGGTGTTTAGGCTACAGTTGTAGGAgacttcataaaaaaaaaaatgcatgccAATGGTATATTGTCCTCTTTTGTGTTGTCCCTTGAGTGTCGCAGGGATTGACTTCATGGTACACATCACCTCCTGAGGGACACTATTAGTCTACTAACTAAACAGTGTCAGTAATCCTCCTTctaatctatttatttatagCTGTTTTTTTGGAGGGGACTGCCAAAAAAATTTTCCTCTGGTGGACATTTCACTGATAATCTTTTGTGctaccatccatccatccatccatccatccatccattcatccatccatgaTCAGCCTACATGCTGGGTAGGTGAGAGGATGTCGCAGTGAGGACCAGAAATAGATCTGGTGTgaaggagtggagaggagaggaggagctgtcCGAGGTGCTGACCTGTGCGGACATTTCTTTCCCACCGCTCCCTGCTATTTTTGAGTCACCTCGCCACAAACGGAGCCAAGCAGTGGCTTAAGAGGAACCAGAGTCAGCTCAGAAAAACACCTTCGGCACACAGGCTGTAAAGCCTTGTAAGCAGAGGTGTACAGCATATTCTGTTATATTTTAATCCTCTGCCGGCTTATAGGTGCAGTAAGCTGCAGACATGCAACAGATATCGGAAGCAAGTGTTTGTTGGGCAGCTGGGGGTGCAAAAGCTGTAGTTTCCCACGTGTAAAAGCTGTGTATGGCTGTCtcgtttgtgttttaaaaaagcttcttcataaaaaaaaaatctgtttttgccTGCCAACTGTAAGTGTGAAGATGGTTCATGCCGATAATGAGGATAAGGCGAAGAAATGTATAAGCAGAAAAGGGAGAATCGCTCCCCCTTTTGAATGTATAAGATAAACTGCACTAAATGGGCCCTTAGGTGGCCACACAGCAAGATTACCGAGcctctgttgtgtatttctgccCAGTACACCGCAGAGGTCGACATAAGTAAAGACTGAACGgaatgtaaagttttaaaagaggtttttttaatgtaaatctCATACGTGCCAACTATTTAATGCTACTGGCCTGAATCTATATGGTTTACATGTACATATCCTGCATTGTGAATCCGCTCTTTATGGTATTTGCCTGTTTTTGAAGGCGTGTGATGTAGTTcaagcacaacaacaacaaacaacaacaacaaatagaGCCTAACTGGTCAATGCTTTTGTAAATGTTGCCAGGTTCAGTTGGCAACAGTCGTTTTCCCGAAGGATTGTAAATACTTGGATGTGAAGATCTCATCGTCATTCGCAAAAACATCATCGCAGTTTCTATAAGCTAAAAAAGTGATTTGGGCATACAGTGTTCAGTATTATGCTCCATGTTAAGTGGTCATCgtggtgttgtgttgtgttgtgaaccCATTGCTTGGAAAGTTGAATTTTAATGCTGCTATTTTTTGCACAGCTGAGAACAAACCTTTGATGTTTTTGCACAGTGGTATAACATTAACGGTCGTGTACCAGTGTTTCCTTTCAGTCAAGTCTCGCTCTAGGATGATCACCTGTGAATCTTTTTGtacagtcctttttttttttcttcctataTGTCCGCTATTGATatttagatgtgtgtgtgtgtcgtctgtGGTGTCACGCCACAGTTGCATCCACTCTCTCTACATGTTAATAAATGGTCAGTGCAGTAATTGTTTATGATGACCATGATGAAATAAATCCAAACTTGTGTAGGATCTCTCATCTCTCTCGCATTGTTTGTTCAGGTAATGCTTTGTAGatattatctactcaccccatgctgatggaaagttgggtgaagttttgtagtccacaaaacattttttggagcTCTTAATCAGCTTTAGTGGATGGGGacttcaaaacataaaaacacagcggaaaaataacataaaatggctccatatggCTCGTCCAGCAAAATCCAAGTCTCCGAAATTcttgaaaaatgttatttacattttttaacatgcaGTCAAGCTCTGCACCGACATCAgacgctaacgcttttagctcagcagctacagtgaagatttctgctttaaaaaaagggtgtaaataacatgtttttcaaATCAACTTGTGATCTCATGTCTTCTGGAGACCTGAAttatgctggacaagctgtatgtaGCCACTTTATGgttgtttttagttgtttttatacgttttgaaacaagtccccatctgcttcagttgtttgggagaatgctgccaCGCTGctttgctttgaagctccagaaatgttttgtggactacgaaacttcacctgacgttccatcggcatgggggcGAGCAGATagtgactggattttcattttttggtgaacttatcctttaatggtTATGTGTATGTTATAACTGcaagtaattattattttttatgatcaAATCATCCTCAGATTATTTacacgattaatcgattaactgTTTAatctatattaaaaaaaatgctcatcataatTTCTCAAAGCAACATGtaacgtcttcaaattgctaattttgtccaactaacagtccaaaaaccgAAAGACTCTTCATTGATGTTGGTGAAGATGGGATATCTAAGTGCGATACAAAGGCAACTGGACTCGCTTGAGTTTCTTGAAGCGGTTCTGAGatctgaagaagcctcttggatgagaggtgaaccGTCCTCAAGAACCTCAGGCAAGTCCGGCTGCCTTTGTGTAGCACTTCAATAGACTCTTCACTTACTGtcagaaaaaatgacaaagaaaagcagcacatccttacatttaaaggggcactatgtagtttcggaGAAGAAGTTCCTACTcgggattttaatatttacaatattaattaggtaataatacaaactcagaaatatttat contains:
- the cdk5r2b gene encoding cyclin-dependent kinase 5 activator 2b, whose amino-acid sequence is MGTVLSISPATKKASIMDAELAGDAVKNDKSLKRHSMFVSLSWKKLVASSAKKSAKKVTPNLLAPPTNQVAQLNSENIRKTHQTEEKKPKVPIPVPVPTVPTQNNETAVQNGRLSTVKKQSSSLSLVSPRRIVIQASTGELLRCLGDFMCRRCFKLKELNSGEVILWFRNIDRTLLLQGWQDQGFITPANVVFVYLLCEDTVADSIDSPAELQGTFQTCLYLAYSYMGNEISYPLKPFMIDANKDVFWETSLRIIDRLSAKMLQLNADPHFFTQVFQDLKNQRDSSESNLDR